From the genome of Scytonema hofmannii PCC 7110, one region includes:
- a CDS encoding FHA domain-containing serine/threonine-protein kinase, whose amino-acid sequence MVTLTLLEPQQKTPLQQWDFQDKTVIRIGRSAENDIVLSDNLVSRYHLELKRTSLTQSSNSLDGSWQVTSKGTNGTFLNGVLVTQALVPDNSLLQLAQGGPILKFQMNGDAKQSFQVSPHSCTHEGNSPNNLFCIHCGQPLNVLHTIRQYQVLRILGQGGMGTTYLAWDSVGKVAERSLLAPAVPGLSPLLVLKQMNADMAKIAKAQELFEREARTLQSLSHPGIPKYYDFFVEGGKKYLAMELVHGMDLEKLIYKRGPVTPSQAIGWMIQTCDILDYIHSQEPPLIHRDIKPANLMVRNSNNRIVVLDFGAVKEIGTAPGTRIGAEGYCAPEQERGQPVTQSDLYAIGPTLIFLLTGESPFKFYRQKGRTFRFDVASIPTITPKLREFIDRVTEPLPRDRYQTAKELAAGLYGCQ is encoded by the coding sequence ATGGTCACTCTGACCTTGTTAGAACCGCAACAAAAAACACCCCTCCAGCAGTGGGACTTTCAAGACAAAACTGTTATCCGGATTGGTCGTTCGGCTGAAAATGATATTGTTTTGAGCGATAATTTGGTTTCTAGATATCATCTGGAACTAAAGCGAACGAGTCTTACCCAGTCTAGCAATTCTCTTGATGGTTCTTGGCAAGTGACGAGTAAAGGCACAAATGGCACTTTTTTGAATGGTGTTTTGGTGACTCAGGCGTTGGTTCCCGATAACTCGTTGTTGCAATTGGCACAGGGAGGTCCTATTCTGAAATTCCAAATGAATGGGGATGCAAAACAAAGTTTTCAAGTCTCACCCCATAGTTGCACCCATGAAGGCAATTCTCCTAACAATTTATTTTGCATCCACTGCGGTCAGCCCCTCAATGTACTCCATACAATTCGCCAATATCAGGTATTGCGAATTCTAGGACAAGGGGGGATGGGGACGACTTATTTGGCTTGGGATTCTGTAGGAAAAGTTGCCGAGCGATCGCTCTTAGCGCCAGCTGTACCCGGCTTATCGCCACTGCTTGTATTGAAGCAGATGAATGCCGATATGGCAAAAATTGCTAAAGCTCAAGAATTATTTGAAAGAGAAGCACGCACTCTCCAATCCCTGAGCCATCCTGGCATTCCTAAGTATTATGATTTTTTTGTGGAAGGTGGGAAGAAGTATTTAGCCATGGAATTAGTCCACGGGATGGACTTGGAGAAACTGATCTATAAAAGAGGACCTGTGACACCAAGTCAAGCGATTGGTTGGATGATTCAAACCTGTGATATTTTGGACTACATTCACAGCCAAGAACCTCCTCTTATCCACCGCGATATTAAACCTGCGAACCTGATGGTACGCAATTCTAATAATCGTATTGTCGTACTGGATTTTGGCGCTGTTAAGGAAATTGGCACAGCACCAGGAACCCGCATTGGCGCGGAAGGTTACTGCGCCCCCGAACAAGAACGAGGACAACCCGTAACTCAATCGGATTTGTACGCCATCGGTCCGACGCTGATTTTTCTGCTAACTGGTGAAAGCCCTTTTAAATTCTACCGCCAAAAGGGGAGAACTTTTCGGTTTGATGTGGCAAGTATTCCCACGATTACTCCCAAATTAAGGGAATTTATTGACCGTGTTACCGAACCTTTACCACGCGATCGCTATCAAACAGCCAAAGAATTAGCAGCAGGGTTGTATGGGTGTCAATAA
- a CDS encoding DUF4327 family protein: MSSKQQVIHPMVKLQRNVHSLVESKIIKPTDSIWKIALLFGNDWQHWKKDLLDYGFSMQDPVSELLSVEAWDEE, from the coding sequence ATGAGTAGTAAGCAACAAGTTATTCACCCAATGGTGAAGTTGCAACGTAATGTGCATTCACTTGTGGAGTCTAAAATTATCAAGCCCACAGATAGCATTTGGAAAATCGCATTGCTCTTCGGCAACGACTGGCAGCATTGGAAAAAAGATCTGCTGGACTACGGCTTTAGCATGCAAGATCCAGTGAGCGAATTGCTGTCTGTCGAAGCATGGGATGAAGAGTAA
- a CDS encoding tetratricopeptide repeat protein gives MASTGEEYLITRQKQIDRRKRIVTWVSIISFAGSGMAAVVPALQKITQNETQQKVESPEVSLKQQAQGFELVLQREPENVVALEGLVKLRIHFKDVRGAIPLMEKLVKLHPTRQDYKTALEQLKKEVSKSSH, from the coding sequence ATGGCTAGTACAGGGGAAGAATACTTAATTACTCGCCAAAAGCAGATTGACCGAAGAAAAAGAATTGTAACATGGGTATCCATCATATCTTTTGCAGGTTCTGGGATGGCTGCAGTTGTTCCCGCATTGCAAAAGATAACTCAGAATGAAACACAGCAGAAAGTAGAATCACCAGAAGTATCATTGAAACAACAAGCGCAGGGTTTTGAGCTAGTTTTACAACGGGAACCTGAAAATGTAGTAGCGCTAGAGGGGTTGGTCAAACTGCGTATTCACTTTAAGGATGTTCGAGGGGCGATTCCACTCATGGAGAAACTCGTAAAATTACATCCCACTAGACAAGATTACAAAACTGCATTAGAGCAGTTAAAGAAAGAAGTGAGTAAGAGCAGTCATTAA
- a CDS encoding FkbM family methyltransferase, with translation MSLFLPYLKRTGYLDNIHITVCIIGSRKLVSQDDYGSQSWQIFAPNLTIYGFDADTDICSDANNDLTARNINWTEKHIPLALWNCTGKAKLFVTQFPGCSSLYPPSNSYIKRFAGNSELIKLVSTSEIETTTLDNFCHSENIGEIDFIQLDVQGAELGVLEGATKILETSTLGIITEVEFTEIYTGQPLYSDVDIYLRKQGFSLFDLSHTHRDIRKNIPLVSQTHQGALIWSDAFYFRDLIGENLTTNLKTPEKILKLACLADVLSFPDYALELLVHLTLHYGKDEKYNFADCIIESLAYVTGLTKQSEKLASLPIIKKKYAYSSSYNSKFIAPNSESFSNYQFLQKGAYQFLLLGEYKQAANLYEQAIELEPNIKSNYWYLGLLLFLQGQEEEAQVTWFVGFSQAKTGDSDDCIAELVEVLKTEVKRRIALKDRSVALALEEQIKALAPESSLINSSIIKYSHLDEESIIKKYLNTINFVREYCVDIAASDGLTMSNTYFLFEKGWSGLAVECDREKFAALASNYIDFSNVNLSKLLVTPDNIVSLLEANQIPKDFGLLNLDVDGYDYFILDKLLTAFRPTIICAEINEKIPPPLKFTVNWDSSYVWENNHFYGQSICQLNILCDRYEYALVELHYNNAFLIPKEISPYPSISPEEAYKKGYLERSDRKQKFPWNADIEELYSLSPERALNYVNRLFSKYHKKFSCEL, from the coding sequence ATGTCACTATTTTTACCCTATTTGAAGAGAACTGGTTACTTAGACAATATTCATATTACAGTATGTATCATTGGTTCTCGTAAGTTAGTTAGCCAAGATGATTATGGAAGCCAGTCTTGGCAAATTTTTGCACCGAATCTGACCATATACGGTTTTGATGCTGACACAGATATATGCAGCGATGCAAATAACGATCTTACAGCAAGAAACATAAATTGGACTGAAAAGCATATACCCCTTGCTCTTTGGAACTGTACGGGTAAAGCGAAACTTTTTGTCACTCAATTTCCTGGTTGTAGTTCCTTATACCCTCCTAGCAATTCATACATTAAGCGTTTTGCTGGCAATTCAGAACTCATAAAACTAGTTTCTACTTCGGAAATTGAAACAACAACCTTAGATAATTTTTGTCATTCAGAAAATATTGGTGAAATTGATTTTATTCAACTTGATGTCCAAGGTGCAGAATTAGGAGTTTTAGAAGGGGCAACCAAAATTTTAGAAACTAGTACCTTGGGTATTATCACTGAAGTAGAATTCACAGAGATATATACAGGACAACCTTTATATAGTGATGTAGATATTTATCTCAGAAAGCAGGGTTTTAGTCTGTTCGATCTGAGCCACACACATCGTGATATTCGCAAAAATATACCTTTAGTATCACAAACACACCAAGGAGCGCTGATTTGGTCAGATGCTTTTTACTTTCGCGATTTAATAGGAGAAAACTTAACCACAAATCTTAAAACCCCTGAGAAAATTTTGAAATTAGCTTGTCTTGCTGATGTTCTGAGCTTTCCCGATTATGCGTTGGAACTACTAGTGCATTTAACACTACACTATGGGAAAGACGAAAAATATAACTTTGCTGACTGTATTATTGAAAGTTTAGCTTACGTTACAGGACTGACTAAGCAAAGTGAAAAACTTGCTTCTTTACCTATAATTAAAAAAAAATATGCGTATAGTAGTAGTTACAATTCTAAATTTATTGCTCCCAATTCTGAATCGTTCTCGAACTATCAATTTTTACAAAAAGGTGCCTATCAGTTTTTGCTTCTTGGAGAGTACAAGCAAGCAGCTAATCTGTACGAGCAGGCAATTGAGCTTGAACCTAATATAAAATCTAACTATTGGTATTTAGGATTATTGCTATTCCTCCAAGGTCAAGAAGAAGAAGCACAAGTAACTTGGTTTGTAGGATTTTCACAAGCTAAAACAGGAGACAGTGATGACTGCATAGCAGAATTAGTAGAAGTTTTAAAAACAGAAGTAAAACGACGTATTGCATTAAAAGATCGCTCTGTAGCTTTGGCTCTTGAAGAACAGATCAAAGCACTTGCACCTGAGTCTTCTCTAATTAATAGTAGTATAATCAAATACTCTCATTTGGATGAAGAAAGCATAATTAAAAAATATTTAAATACAATAAATTTTGTACGCGAGTATTGTGTAGATATAGCTGCATCTGACGGACTAACTATGTCGAATACCTATTTTCTTTTTGAAAAAGGTTGGTCGGGCTTGGCCGTAGAATGCGATCGCGAAAAATTTGCTGCGCTAGCTAGTAACTATATTGACTTTTCCAATGTTAATTTAAGTAAATTACTAGTCACCCCAGACAATATAGTGTCTTTACTAGAAGCCAATCAGATTCCCAAAGACTTTGGGTTGTTGAATCTTGATGTAGACGGATATGATTACTTTATTTTAGACAAACTTTTAACTGCATTTCGTCCTACTATTATCTGTGCTGAAATCAACGAAAAAATTCCACCTCCTTTAAAATTTACTGTTAATTGGGATTCTAGTTATGTTTGGGAAAATAATCATTTTTATGGACAAAGTATCTGTCAGTTGAATATTTTGTGCGATCGTTATGAATATGCACTTGTAGAATTGCATTATAACAATGCTTTTTTAATTCCAAAAGAGATTAGTCCTTATCCTTCAATTTCGCCAGAAGAAGCCTATAAAAAGGGTTATCTTGAGCGTTCAGATAGAAAACAAAAATTTCCTTGGAACGCTGATATAGAAGAACTTTACAGTTTATCGCCAGAAAGAGCTTTAAATTATGTAAATAGATTATTTTCAAAATATCATAAAAAGTTTTCGTGCGAACTTTGA
- a CDS encoding class I SAM-dependent methyltransferase, with translation MTQYQKIQESVELVKGFMVPGQEEYLFNKVKLLANDAIIVEIGSFKGRSTVAMAYACIGTNRKIYCIDTWDGNDSDFPDRNFFDIWQQNIQKNGLEQYVVPLRGDSHDILSRWNDLADGKLIDFIFIDGSHQYLDVLRDFELSFPMVKDSGWIAFHDVIHTWPGPERVWHHIAKCRLVNHEYSSTLACGQKNLNAIASTSVLELPIHFFTIVLNGQPFILYHAEIFKQLPFKWHWHIVEGVADLKHDTAWSIQGGGHISDEIHRNGCSHDGTTEYLDKLAQLYPDNITIYRKPEGIFWDGKLEMVNAPLTNIQEECLLWQVDVDELWTVEQLCTARQMFIKNPNKTAAFYWCWYFVGENLIVSTRNCYSQNPQQEWLRNWRFKPGYFWAAHEPPILVESQPNGQLKNVATINPFLHEETEHLGLIFQHFAYVTQEQLKFKEQYYGYRNAVFQWAALQEQTQFPVLLRDYFPWVGDRTLVDTALAYGVVPIAQREDSSTNWRFLQPDIIQGEMTKITKSTPVILVDGVFFQLYQTGIARVWKSLLEEWAKSNFAKHIIVLDRAGTAPNISGIRYVTVPRYDYNHTEADREMLQQVCDAEGADVFISSYYTTPTTTPSVFLAHDMIPELMGADLDYPMWREKHYGIEHASAFIAVSENTARDLVKFFPEISLESVTIAKNGVNRQIFSPAAQEDINLFKTKYGISKPYFMLVGGGGGYKNSILFFKAFAQLVSKQGFEILSTGIGGLQDLDFRTYTSGSLVHMLQLSDAELATAYSGAVALVYPSIYEGFGLPILEAMACGCPAITCPNASLPEVASKAALYVNSNDVEGLVSALCEVQKPNIRKSLIASGLEQARQFSWLKMAEVVSTALIDVSLLPLKLNQTNFIIFPDWSQSEDSLGEEMQRAIAAIATHPECEHITLLIDTTGISHEDAELFLSGVTMNLLMEEDLDVSEGLEISLLGELSEIQWQALLPRLQRRIILTQENKQAIATAKVEKIPAFNTDRFKQENIIVI, from the coding sequence ATGACTCAGTATCAGAAAATTCAAGAATCCGTTGAATTAGTCAAAGGATTCATGGTTCCAGGACAAGAAGAGTATTTGTTTAACAAAGTCAAATTGCTGGCCAATGATGCCATTATTGTTGAAATTGGTTCATTTAAAGGACGCTCCACAGTTGCTATGGCTTATGCTTGTATAGGAACTAATAGAAAAATTTATTGTATTGATACCTGGGACGGTAATGATTCTGACTTCCCAGACCGCAATTTTTTTGATATCTGGCAGCAAAATATTCAAAAAAATGGTTTGGAGCAATACGTAGTTCCATTACGAGGTGACTCCCATGATATTTTAAGTCGGTGGAATGATTTAGCAGATGGCAAGTTAATTGATTTTATTTTTATTGATGGTTCCCACCAGTACTTAGATGTCTTGAGAGATTTTGAATTATCCTTTCCAATGGTGAAAGATAGTGGATGGATAGCATTTCATGACGTTATACATACATGGCCGGGACCGGAACGCGTATGGCATCATATTGCTAAATGTCGTCTTGTCAATCACGAGTATTCTTCAACACTTGCGTGTGGACAGAAAAATTTGAATGCGATCGCCTCTACATCAGTTCTAGAATTACCCATTCATTTCTTTACTATTGTTCTTAACGGTCAACCATTTATCCTCTACCACGCTGAAATTTTCAAGCAACTACCTTTTAAATGGCACTGGCATATTGTAGAAGGGGTGGCGGATTTAAAACACGATACTGCTTGGAGCATTCAGGGAGGAGGACATATAAGTGATGAAATCCACCGTAATGGTTGCAGCCATGATGGTACTACAGAATATTTAGACAAACTAGCGCAGCTTTATCCCGATAACATCACAATTTATCGCAAGCCAGAGGGTATTTTTTGGGATGGAAAACTTGAAATGGTTAATGCGCCACTTACCAATATTCAAGAAGAATGTTTGTTGTGGCAAGTGGATGTAGATGAACTATGGACTGTAGAGCAACTATGCACTGCCAGACAAATGTTTATCAAAAACCCTAATAAAACAGCTGCTTTTTATTGGTGCTGGTATTTTGTAGGAGAAAATTTAATCGTTAGTACTCGTAACTGTTATTCTCAAAATCCCCAACAAGAGTGGTTGCGAAATTGGAGATTTAAACCAGGGTATTTCTGGGCGGCACATGAACCCCCAATCTTAGTAGAATCTCAGCCCAACGGTCAATTGAAAAATGTCGCTACAATTAATCCTTTTTTGCATGAAGAAACAGAGCATTTAGGTTTAATTTTCCAACATTTTGCTTATGTAACTCAAGAACAATTAAAATTTAAAGAACAATATTATGGCTATCGCAATGCTGTTTTCCAATGGGCAGCCTTGCAGGAACAAACTCAATTCCCAGTTCTGCTTCGTGATTATTTTCCTTGGGTTGGAGATCGAACTCTTGTAGATACTGCACTTGCATATGGTGTGGTACCAATTGCTCAAAGAGAAGATAGCTCTACTAATTGGCGGTTTTTACAACCAGATATCATACAGGGAGAAATGACAAAGATTACAAAATCAACACCTGTCATCCTGGTTGATGGAGTATTTTTTCAGCTTTATCAAACTGGTATTGCACGCGTTTGGAAATCTTTGTTAGAAGAATGGGCAAAGAGCAATTTTGCCAAACACATTATCGTACTAGATCGAGCGGGAACTGCTCCCAATATTTCTGGCATACGTTATGTGACGGTACCGCGCTATGACTACAACCATACCGAGGCGGATCGAGAAATGCTCCAACAGGTGTGTGATGCTGAAGGTGCTGATGTATTTATCTCTAGCTACTATACTACCCCCACTACAACACCTTCTGTTTTTCTCGCACACGATATGATTCCCGAACTGATGGGAGCTGATTTAGATTATCCCATGTGGCGAGAAAAACATTACGGAATCGAACACGCATCTGCCTTTATTGCTGTTTCAGAAAATACAGCACGGGATTTGGTGAAGTTTTTCCCGGAAATATCTTTGGAGTCTGTCACAATAGCTAAAAATGGTGTTAATCGCCAAATATTCTCGCCTGCGGCTCAAGAAGATATAAATTTGTTTAAAACCAAATACGGTATCTCAAAACCTTACTTTATGCTCGTAGGTGGTGGTGGAGGGTATAAAAATAGCATTCTCTTCTTCAAAGCTTTTGCTCAACTTGTCAGCAAACAAGGATTTGAGATTCTTTCTACAGGCATTGGCGGGTTGCAGGACTTAGATTTTAGAACCTACACATCAGGAAGTCTAGTGCATATGCTGCAACTGAGCGATGCGGAGTTGGCAACAGCCTATTCTGGTGCTGTGGCATTAGTCTACCCATCTATTTATGAGGGTTTTGGCTTACCTATTCTAGAGGCAATGGCTTGTGGTTGTCCTGCGATTACTTGTCCTAATGCCTCTCTTCCAGAAGTCGCAAGCAAAGCAGCTCTATATGTCAATAGCAATGATGTGGAAGGATTAGTAAGTGCCTTATGTGAGGTACAAAAGCCTAACATCCGTAAATCTCTCATTGCATCTGGGTTGGAACAGGCGAGACAGTTTTCTTGGTTAAAAATGGCGGAAGTCGTCAGTACAGCCTTGATTGATGTGAGTCTCCTGCCTTTAAAGCTTAACCAAACTAACTTCATTATCTTCCCCGATTGGTCGCAGTCTGAGGATTCTTTGGGTGAGGAGATGCAAAGAGCGATCGCAGCAATCGCAACTCATCCTGAATGCGAGCATATCACTCTACTGATCGACACTACCGGGATTTCTCATGAAGATGCCGAACTGTTCTTATCTGGCGTGACCATGAATCTGCTGATGGAAGAGGATTTAGATGTTAGTGAGGGCTTAGAAATTTCTTTACTAGGAGAGTTATCTGAGATTCAGTGGCAAGCTTTGCTACCTCGTCTTCAAAGAAGAATTATTTTGACACAAGAAAATAAACAGGCGATCGCAACTGCAAAAGTCGAAAAGATACCAGCTTTCAATACAGACAGATTCAAACAAGAAAATATTATTGTAATTTAA